A genomic stretch from Anaerolinea thermophila UNI-1 includes:
- a CDS encoding helix-turn-helix domain-containing protein — MRKQALQMYVDGMNLRRIARHLGVHHRTVSLWIQAYAARISEVPLPEEVKEVEMDELFTFIGHKKTGSTSSPL; from the coding sequence ATGCGCAAGCAAGCCTTGCAGATGTATGTAGATGGGATGAACTTGCGACGGATCGCCCGTCATTTGGGGGTTCATCACCGCACCGTGTCGTTGTGGATCCAAGCCTACGCCGCACGAATTTCTGAAGTGCCCCTGCCTGAAGAGGTTAAGGAAGTGGAAATGGACGAACTGTTCACCTTTATCGGGCATAAAAAAACCGGATCTACATCATCACCCTTGTAG
- a CDS encoding glycosyltransferase family 87 protein, with translation MPSSPSLRLPRGLILLGALILWLATAYFAYHAWVHGADHRDFYPRWAGVRRVLAGERDLYSAEATRAMQIQLYGAPIPAGRDQQGFAYPAQLAVLLLPFGLIPDVEIATALWQGLSLLMLAGAFWALRASVSHRLPPGLLLALAVWNYPLLMLFQGQITALLCIILAGAAALFLRRRDALAGAVLALGVVKPELIALPALAFLWLAVRERRWRFLWGLAGGSLGLFLVSVALAGWWIPGWLNGLSAYAGYARVVWAPAELWRMHPAMALGVLAFALGMVWRGRQSLWGLLGAGIPAGMLVFPQTLLWGLTLLTLPLLLAYRRGGRAAVWLIWILGWTALFIQPLAEWWKVQAVGMPVLTLGALWLADAPEK, from the coding sequence ATGCCTTCTTCCCCCTCCCTGCGTTTGCCTCGTGGTCTTATCCTGCTCGGGGCGCTGATTTTGTGGCTGGCAACGGCATATTTTGCTTACCATGCCTGGGTGCACGGTGCCGACCACCGCGATTTTTACCCCCGCTGGGCGGGGGTGCGCCGCGTGCTGGCGGGCGAGCGCGACCTGTACTCGGCAGAAGCCACCCGCGCCATGCAGATTCAACTCTACGGCGCGCCCATTCCTGCCGGGCGCGATCAGCAGGGGTTTGCCTACCCGGCGCAGTTGGCGGTGCTGTTGCTCCCCTTCGGGCTGATTCCCGATGTGGAAATCGCCACGGCGCTCTGGCAGGGGCTTTCCCTGCTCATGCTGGCGGGGGCGTTCTGGGCATTGCGGGCTTCGGTTTCTCACCGCCTGCCGCCGGGGCTTTTGCTGGCGCTGGCGGTGTGGAACTACCCCCTGCTGATGCTCTTTCAAGGGCAAATCACCGCGTTGTTGTGCATCATCCTTGCCGGGGCGGCGGCGCTTTTCCTCCGCCGCCGCGATGCTCTGGCGGGGGCTGTGCTGGCTCTTGGGGTGGTCAAACCGGAACTGATTGCGCTTCCTGCGCTGGCGTTCCTCTGGCTGGCGGTGCGAGAAAGACGCTGGCGCTTCCTCTGGGGCCTGGCGGGGGGCAGTCTGGGGCTTTTTCTGGTCAGCGTAGCGCTGGCGGGCTGGTGGATTCCCGGCTGGCTGAACGGGCTGAGCGCCTACGCCGGCTATGCCCGCGTGGTGTGGGCGCCCGCCGAGTTGTGGCGCATGCACCCTGCAATGGCGCTGGGGGTGCTGGCTTTTGCGCTGGGAATGGTGTGGCGCGGTCGTCAATCCCTGTGGGGCTTGCTGGGGGCGGGCATCCCCGCGGGGATGCTGGTGTTTCCCCAAACCCTCTTGTGGGGGCTCACCCTGCTGACCCTGCCGCTTCTGCTGGCGTACCGCCGCGGCGGGCGGGCGGCGGTGTGGCTCATCTGGATTCTGGGTTGGACGGCGCTGTTCATCCAGCCGCTGGCGGAGTGGTGGAAGGTGCAGGCGGTGGGCATGCCCGTGCTGACGCTGGGCGCGCTCTGGCTGGCGGATGCGCCGGAGAAGTAA
- a CDS encoding MBL fold metallo-hydrolase → MSERSFSIRFWGVRGSYPVPGASTVRYGGNTPCVEVQVNGYTIILDAGTGIIPLGRELMRRARASGKTVEAVLLFSHLHHDHTQGFPFFAPAFVPSTRLHVFGPDFLASSPKVTLDTVMNPPYFPIRLAELNAWLGFATLRETDVILVGESVGGVALFSAGDTIPAADPNLVLIRILRSYAHPQGVLHYRIDWRNHAMVYATDTEGYVNGDRRLANFAHGVDLLIHDAQYTDEHYLGLVPGLPNTQGFGHSTISIAVQAAQASEAKRLVLFHHAPEYSDDQLDFIQEQVERIQPGTLVAQEGMTLTLYDEAEPLPPQERPVPVNLQRKG, encoded by the coding sequence ATGTCGGAGCGGTCTTTTTCCATTCGTTTTTGGGGGGTGCGCGGGAGTTATCCGGTCCCCGGAGCCTCTACCGTGCGTTATGGGGGCAATACCCCCTGTGTGGAAGTACAGGTCAACGGCTACACCATCATTCTGGACGCCGGGACGGGCATCATCCCACTGGGACGGGAACTGATGCGCCGCGCCCGTGCCAGCGGCAAAACTGTGGAAGCCGTTTTGCTCTTCTCTCACCTGCACCATGACCATACCCAGGGTTTTCCCTTCTTTGCTCCGGCTTTTGTGCCCAGCACGCGCCTGCACGTCTTTGGACCGGACTTTCTGGCTTCCAGCCCCAAGGTGACCCTGGACACGGTGATGAACCCGCCTTACTTCCCCATCCGCCTGGCGGAACTGAACGCCTGGCTGGGCTTTGCCACCCTGCGCGAAACCGATGTAATTCTTGTGGGTGAATCGGTGGGCGGAGTGGCGCTCTTCAGTGCAGGCGATACCATCCCTGCCGCCGACCCCAACCTGGTGCTGATTCGCATCCTGCGCTCGTATGCCCACCCGCAGGGCGTCCTGCACTACCGCATTGACTGGCGCAACCACGCCATGGTCTATGCCACCGACACTGAAGGCTACGTCAACGGCGACCGCCGCCTGGCGAACTTTGCCCACGGTGTGGATTTGCTCATCCACGATGCCCAGTACACCGATGAACACTACCTGGGTCTGGTGCCGGGCTTGCCCAACACCCAGGGCTTTGGACATTCCACCATCAGCATCGCCGTACAGGCGGCGCAGGCATCTGAGGCAAAGCGCCTGGTGCTTTTCCACCACGCCCCCGAGTACAGTGACGATCAACTGGACTTCATCCAGGAACAGGTGGAGCGCATCCAGCCTGGAACATTGGTGGCGCAGGAAGGCATGACCCTGACGCTGTACGACGAAGCCGAACCGCTTCCCCCGCAGGAACGCCCGGTGCCGGTCAATCTCCAGCGCAAGGGGTAA
- a CDS encoding response regulator, whose protein sequence is MSEPNRILVIEDNADNLELVRFLLEQAGFQIISAMDGLDGLEKARSLKPDLVLLDMSLPELDGWHLAKQLKESPETAHILIVALTAHTLPGDRRRALEAGCDGFISKPLNVARFASQIQEYLRNNSTD, encoded by the coding sequence ATGTCTGAACCAAACCGTATTCTGGTGATTGAAGATAACGCCGATAATCTGGAACTGGTGCGCTTCCTGCTGGAGCAGGCAGGATTTCAGATTATCAGTGCAATGGATGGATTGGATGGGCTGGAGAAAGCCCGCTCGCTCAAGCCCGATCTGGTTCTGCTGGATATGAGCCTGCCCGAACTGGACGGCTGGCATCTGGCGAAGCAGTTGAAGGAATCACCGGAAACCGCTCACATTCTCATTGTTGCCCTGACCGCCCATACCCTGCCCGGCGACCGCCGCCGCGCGCTGGAAGCCGGTTGCGACGGCTTCATCTCCAAGCCGCTCAACGTGGCGCGCTTCGCCAGCCAGATTCAGGAATATTTGCGCAATAACAGTACCGATTAA
- a CDS encoding cyclic nucleotide-binding domain-containing protein, translating into MALEPSEIANFLSKLVLFRNIAPEKLLFLAERIEEAHFHPEDLVFEQGGDATAFYWVFKGRLQMLHLSRQTRTEENLGFLDEGDAFGYDLFVAREIHRVTVQALSDVTLLRLPGRHIRDVVDAIPELIPRLQLMLDSYNLMLRTTLPWVNPEEFVHYITRKHPIFLWLRLLPLLLLGLPILAGFGVTAIFSPQSLWLILFIASALVFTGILVWLIADWANDYYIVTSKRVVFQERIVLLYESRTESPNDQVQSTEVDTTFWGRIFGFGNVRIRTYFGSIIFESIRMPYFVEWLVQEQVKRAQSSLRQVEMKALEETIRRRVIHPQPPAPPAPKPPEPAAKPSRLQAFLADLFHLRYEKGDMIQYRTHWFILLRRTFLPGVIWLTLVGTGIWLTVATLQGTLKNFPLVGVLGLLFVVSLAVLGWLLYNYLDWHNDIYLITNEQVVDISRKPLGSEERRAAPIRNILGVEFKRLGIFGLLLNFGTVYIRVGDTMLTFDNVYNPAEIQREIFHRIALRLQRERQQAAAQDRERILEVLAVYHRLKDEP; encoded by the coding sequence ATGGCGCTGGAGCCTTCGGAAATTGCCAATTTTCTCTCCAAACTGGTGCTGTTTCGCAACATTGCGCCGGAAAAACTGCTCTTTCTGGCGGAGCGCATCGAGGAAGCCCATTTTCACCCCGAAGACCTTGTTTTTGAGCAGGGCGGCGATGCCACCGCATTTTACTGGGTCTTTAAGGGGCGCCTGCAGATGCTTCACCTTTCGCGGCAAACGCGCACCGAGGAAAATCTGGGCTTTCTGGATGAGGGCGACGCTTTTGGCTACGACCTGTTTGTGGCGCGCGAAATCCACCGCGTCACCGTGCAGGCATTGAGCGATGTGACCCTTCTGCGCCTGCCGGGGCGGCACATCCGCGATGTGGTGGACGCCATTCCCGAACTCATCCCCCGCCTGCAGTTGATGCTGGACTCGTACAACCTCATGCTGCGCACCACCCTGCCGTGGGTCAACCCCGAAGAGTTCGTTCACTACATCACCCGCAAGCATCCCATCTTCCTGTGGCTCAGGCTTCTACCCCTGCTCTTGCTGGGCTTGCCCATCCTGGCGGGCTTTGGCGTGACGGCAATCTTCTCGCCACAGTCCCTGTGGCTGATTCTGTTCATCGCCAGCGCGCTGGTCTTCACCGGCATTCTGGTCTGGCTCATCGCCGACTGGGCAAACGACTACTACATCGTCACCAGCAAGCGGGTGGTGTTCCAGGAACGCATTGTCCTGCTGTACGAAAGCCGCACCGAATCGCCCAACGATCAGGTGCAGTCCACCGAGGTAGATACCACCTTCTGGGGGCGCATCTTTGGCTTTGGCAACGTGCGCATCCGCACCTACTTTGGCTCCATCATCTTCGAGTCTATCCGCATGCCCTACTTTGTCGAGTGGCTGGTGCAGGAACAGGTCAAGCGCGCGCAGTCCAGCCTGCGCCAGGTGGAAATGAAAGCCCTGGAAGAAACCATCCGGCGGCGGGTGATTCATCCGCAACCGCCCGCGCCGCCTGCTCCCAAACCGCCCGAACCCGCCGCCAAGCCTTCGCGCCTGCAAGCCTTCCTTGCCGATTTGTTCCACCTGCGCTACGAGAAGGGCGACATGATTCAGTACCGCACGCACTGGTTCATCCTTCTGCGGCGCACCTTCCTGCCGGGGGTCATCTGGCTGACGCTGGTCGGAACAGGCATCTGGCTGACTGTGGCTACCTTGCAGGGAACCCTGAAAAATTTCCCGCTGGTGGGTGTGCTGGGGTTGCTCTTTGTGGTTTCGCTGGCAGTGCTGGGCTGGCTGTTGTACAACTACCTGGACTGGCACAACGACATCTACCTCATCACCAACGAGCAGGTGGTGGACATCAGCCGTAAACCGCTGGGGAGCGAAGAGCGGCGGGCGGCGCCCATCCGCAACATCCTGGGAGTGGAATTCAAGCGCCTGGGTATTTTTGGTCTGTTGCTCAACTTCGGCACGGTGTACATTCGCGTGGGCGATACCATGCTGACCTTCGATAATGTCTATAACCCCGCCGAGATTCAGCGGGAGATCTTCCATCGTATTGCCCTGCGCCTGCAACGCGAACGCCAGCAAGCCGCCGCGCAGGATCGTGAGCGCATTCTGGAAGTGCTGGCGGTGTATCACCGCCTGAAGGATGAGCCTTAA
- the rsmG gene encoding 16S rRNA (guanine(527)-N(7))-methyltransferase RsmG, with translation MEDLVRYAASLFDLTLSARQVEALRIYEQELLEWNERMNLTAIRDVPGIRVKHFLDSFSCALAWRDNPPASLIDIGTGAGFPGIPLKILYPSMRLTLVDSVGKKVDFCRHVVQKLGLDRVEALQARAEELGQNPQYREKYDCAVARAVAQMNILAEYLLPLVRVGGIMLAQKGESGPSETHTAEGVIRLLGGNVRKLIPVELPGVVEERFLVVVDKVAVTPSAYPRRVGVPAKSPLDVKKIP, from the coding sequence ATGGAAGACCTGGTACGCTACGCGGCATCCCTGTTTGACCTGACGCTCTCTGCGCGGCAGGTGGAAGCCCTGCGCATCTACGAGCAGGAACTGCTGGAGTGGAACGAGCGCATGAACCTCACTGCCATCCGCGATGTGCCGGGCATCCGCGTCAAGCATTTTCTGGATTCTTTCTCTTGCGCGCTGGCATGGCGCGACAATCCCCCCGCCAGTTTGATTGATATCGGCACGGGGGCGGGTTTCCCCGGCATTCCGCTCAAAATCCTTTACCCTTCCATGCGCCTGACGCTGGTGGACTCGGTGGGCAAAAAGGTGGATTTTTGCCGTCACGTGGTGCAAAAACTGGGGCTGGACAGAGTCGAAGCCCTGCAAGCCCGCGCCGAAGAACTGGGGCAGAACCCGCAGTACCGCGAGAAGTACGACTGCGCGGTTGCCCGCGCAGTGGCGCAGATGAATATTCTGGCGGAGTACCTTCTGCCGCTGGTGCGGGTGGGGGGCATTATGCTGGCGCAGAAGGGCGAGAGCGGTCCTTCTGAGACGCACACCGCCGAAGGAGTCATCCGCCTGCTGGGGGGCAACGTACGCAAACTGATTCCGGTAGAACTGCCCGGGGTGGTCGAAGAGCGTTTCCTGGTGGTGGTGGATAAGGTGGCTGTTACCCCGTCCGCCTATCCGCGGCGGGTGGGTGTACCGGCGAAAAGTCCGCTGGACGTTAAAAAAATTCCCTGA
- a CDS encoding N-acetylmuramoyl-L-alanine amidase, with the protein MTTSTSPSQRSHRPRRESPAVSTWRNLQTVLSVALLVATVFTFWNASNLFAAQRMSRINRLLEAARNVQESLPTPTPSPRPPIGIVAGHWGHDPGAVCPDGLSEESLNLKIATLVKQRLMQEGFQVDLFQEFDSRLNGYQALVLVSIHNDSCEYINDQATGFKVAAAQANQQTDKTERLIACLVDRYKRTVNLPYHPGSVTADMTDYHAFREISANTPAAIIETGFMNLDRDILVNQTDQVAEGVARGILCYLRNETINPGGGEAP; encoded by the coding sequence ATGACAACCAGTACCTCTCCCTCTCAGCGTTCGCATCGTCCGCGCCGTGAAAGTCCGGCGGTGAGCACCTGGCGTAACCTGCAGACCGTGCTCAGCGTGGCTTTACTGGTGGCTACCGTGTTCACCTTCTGGAATGCTTCCAACCTGTTTGCCGCTCAACGCATGAGCCGCATCAACCGCCTGCTGGAAGCCGCCCGCAATGTGCAGGAAAGCCTGCCCACGCCCACCCCATCGCCGCGTCCGCCCATCGGCATCGTCGCCGGTCACTGGGGACATGACCCCGGCGCCGTGTGTCCCGACGGCTTGAGCGAAGAAAGCCTTAACCTGAAGATTGCCACGCTGGTCAAACAGCGCCTGATGCAGGAAGGTTTTCAGGTGGATCTTTTCCAGGAATTTGACTCGCGCCTGAACGGTTATCAAGCCCTGGTGCTGGTGTCCATCCACAACGATTCCTGCGAGTACATCAACGATCAAGCCACCGGTTTCAAAGTCGCCGCCGCTCAAGCCAACCAGCAGACCGACAAAACCGAACGCCTGATTGCCTGTCTGGTGGATCGTTACAAACGTACGGTGAACCTGCCCTATCACCCCGGCAGTGTCACCGCCGATATGACCGATTACCACGCCTTCAGGGAAATCAGTGCCAACACCCCTGCCGCCATCATCGAGACCGGTTTCATGAATCTGGATCGCGACATTCTGGTGAATCAGACCGATCAGGTGGCGGAGGGCGTGGCGCGCGGTATCCTGTGCTACCTGCGCAACGAGACCATCAACCCTGGCGGAGGGGAGGCGCCATGA
- a CDS encoding DUF5655 domain-containing protein, whose amino-acid sequence MVSEERQAVINGKNPVMVAAGKKAALTRATAVYTFEEHLEGKSDGIKELAFAIQEFITGLDSTIQEVPKKNYIAYKTSQNIVCMELQNQRILLYLKLNPKEISNPPKISRDMTGKGHYGSGDFEISVKSMEDFEVAKPYILMAYQKLGG is encoded by the coding sequence TTGGTCAGTGAAGAAAGGCAAGCTGTAATTAATGGTAAAAATCCCGTTATGGTTGCGGCTGGTAAAAAAGCCGCTCTTACAAGAGCAACGGCTGTTTATACGTTTGAAGAACATCTAGAAGGTAAAAGTGATGGAATTAAAGAATTAGCCTTTGCTATTCAAGAGTTTATAACTGGATTGGATTCGACCATTCAGGAAGTCCCAAAAAAGAACTACATTGCTTATAAGACATCGCAAAATATTGTTTGCATGGAGTTGCAAAATCAACGAATTTTGCTTTATTTGAAGTTGAATCCAAAAGAGATCAGCAATCCGCCTAAAATTTCGAGAGACATGACAGGTAAAGGCCATTATGGCTCGGGCGATTTCGAAATCTCTGTGAAAAGCATGGAAGATTTTGAAGTTGCTAAACCTTATATCTTAATGGCTTATCAAAAATTAGGGGGGTAA
- a CDS encoding maleylpyruvate isomerase N-terminal domain-containing protein, translating to MLTPVEPLNLVELLPPLSSELIALLRSVRRPQWLEQTVCTGWAVRDVTAHLLDTALRDLSIKRDRMAPRLPDAPITNAAELAAHVNRLNAEWVVAARRISPNLLVDMLELVEKQMYAFYKSLPPEGAAVLSLPWSGARSIPVWLDVARIYVERWTHQQHIRMALGAPLLVERRWLFPVFDTLVRALPDIYQIVREPQNTTLTLRITGEAGGEWSLVKRASGWRLYSGAADAPQALLEIEQDMAWRLMTRAVSPQTCRACAVIHGDQSLGLQLLMMCATLYG from the coding sequence ATGCTGACCCCGGTTGAACCTCTGAATCTGGTCGAATTGTTGCCCCCGTTGAGCTCTGAACTGATTGCCCTTCTGCGCAGTGTACGGCGTCCGCAGTGGCTGGAGCAAACCGTTTGTACCGGCTGGGCAGTGCGCGATGTCACCGCGCACCTGCTGGATACTGCCCTGCGCGACCTCTCCATCAAGCGCGACCGCATGGCGCCGCGCCTGCCCGATGCCCCCATCACCAACGCCGCCGAACTGGCGGCGCACGTCAACCGCCTGAATGCCGAGTGGGTGGTAGCGGCACGGCGCATCAGCCCCAATTTACTGGTGGACATGCTGGAACTGGTTGAGAAGCAGATGTACGCCTTCTACAAATCCCTGCCGCCCGAAGGCGCGGCGGTGCTCTCCCTGCCCTGGAGCGGTGCCAGAAGCATCCCCGTGTGGCTGGATGTAGCCCGCATTTACGTGGAACGCTGGACGCACCAGCAACACATCCGCATGGCGCTGGGCGCGCCCCTGCTGGTGGAGCGCCGCTGGCTCTTTCCGGTGTTCGATACGCTGGTACGCGCCCTGCCAGATATCTATCAAATTGTGCGCGAGCCGCAGAACACCACCCTCACCCTGCGCATCACCGGCGAGGCAGGCGGCGAGTGGTCGCTGGTGAAGCGCGCCAGCGGCTGGCGGCTGTACAGCGGCGCGGCGGATGCCCCGCAGGCACTCCTGGAAATCGAACAGGACATGGCATGGCGCCTGATGACCCGCGCCGTCAGCCCGCAGACCTGCCGCGCCTGCGCCGTCATCCATGGCGATCAGTCGCTCGGACTGCAACTGCTGATGATGTGCGCCACGCTTTACGGGTAA